In bacterium 336/3, the following proteins share a genomic window:
- a CDS encoding aspartate racemase, which yields MKILGLVGGISWVSTTDYYKLINQGVNNKLGDLNFSECIIYSLNYQEIKNNNDRNDWDATFQTILKACKKLSSSGANAILLCANTMHHIADRLEKELDIPIIHIADATALEIEKVGLKKVGLLGTKFTMELDFFKSRLLKKGIETIIPDETDRAFLHQNIFEELGRGIFKEESKKRYLEIIDKLLANGAEGIILGCTEIPMLLPPQEVPAPAFDTTLIHTNVAIEFQLS from the coding sequence ATGAAAATTTTAGGACTTGTTGGTGGAATCAGTTGGGTTTCCACTACAGATTACTACAAACTTATCAATCAGGGTGTTAATAACAAATTAGGTGATTTAAACTTCTCAGAATGTATAATTTACTCACTTAATTATCAGGAAATCAAGAATAATAATGACAGAAATGATTGGGATGCCACATTTCAAACAATTTTAAAAGCTTGTAAAAAATTAAGTAGTTCTGGAGCAAATGCCATTTTGCTATGTGCTAATACCATGCATCACATTGCTGATAGACTTGAAAAAGAATTAGACATTCCTATTATTCATATTGCTGATGCTACTGCCCTTGAAATTGAAAAGGTTGGACTCAAAAAAGTAGGACTTTTGGGAACAAAGTTTACAATGGAACTTGATTTTTTTAAGTCTCGATTACTCAAAAAAGGGATTGAAACCATCATTCCAGATGAAACAGACAGAGCATTCTTACATCAAAATATTTTTGAAGAGCTTGGAAGAGGTATTTTCAAAGAAGAAAGCAAAAAGCGTTATCTAGAAATTATTGATAAGCTCTTGGCAAATGGTGCAGAAGGAATTATTTTGGGCTGTACCGAAATTCCTATGTTGCTCCCACCCCAAGAAGTCCCTGCTCCAGCATTCGATACAACCCTGATACACACAAATGTAGCCATTGAGTTTCAGTTGTCTTAA
- a CDS encoding cupin gives MPIKGQILRNPKSGDTYEFLETAQDTHGERVTIKSTVISRGKLLPNHFHVLQDETFEVLSGTMTFWVDGKTFTLNAGEKIIIPKNTPHNHYHVDDFAITYIYTVTPAFDFDYFLENSVGLAVDGKLTKGHYGFIQQLVTLKYLEGKSYLADVPVWLQKLLMNTIAPIARYFGYRAIYKKYSGIEK, from the coding sequence ATGCCTATAAAAGGACAAATTCTCCGGAATCCAAAATCTGGAGATACTTACGAATTTTTAGAAACAGCTCAAGATACACATGGTGAAAGGGTTACCATTAAATCGACAGTTATTAGTCGAGGAAAACTACTGCCTAATCATTTTCATGTGTTACAAGATGAAACATTTGAGGTTTTATCAGGAACTATGACTTTTTGGGTTGATGGGAAAACTTTTACACTCAATGCAGGCGAAAAAATAATTATTCCTAAAAACACACCCCATAACCATTATCATGTAGATGATTTTGCCATTACTTATATTTATACTGTAACCCCAGCCTTTGACTTTGACTATTTCCTTGAAAATTCAGTAGGTTTAGCTGTTGATGGGAAATTAACAAAAGGACATTATGGCTTCATTCAACAATTAGTCACATTAAAATATTTAGAAGGAAAGTCTTATTTAGCAGATGTGCCTGTTTGGTTACAAAAATTACTGATGAATACAATAGCTCCTATAGCCCGTTACTTCGGGTACAGAGCTATTTATAAAAAATATTCAGGGATTGAAAAATAA